The Solanum lycopersicum chromosome 6, SLM_r2.1 genome has a window encoding:
- the LOC100147717 gene encoding protein PELPK2, protein MKNRDHKNILDNITDKADQFFPHQTNSHSAFYISLTLHPPKLKKQSAITMAHQSLYLLFLVVLSSIRSHVIQVEARHLLDATLPDLPIGLPKPELPTLPMPNLPLPQPGLPTLPMPNLPLPQPGLPTLPMPNLPQPQLPNPQLPPLPKPDLPLPMPQLPKPQLPLPQLPIPLPPLPSP, encoded by the coding sequence ATGAAAAACAGAGACcataaaaatattcttgatAATATTACTGATAAAGCAGACCAATTTTTTCCCCAccaaacaaattcacactcTGCTTTCTATATAAGCCTCACTCTTCATCCACCAAAGCTCAAGAAACAGTCTGCTATAACAATGGCTCATCAGTCTCTTTACCTTCTCTTCCTCGTTGTCTTGTCATCAATCAGGAGCCATGTAATTCAAGTTGAGGCTCGCCATCTTCTGGACGCAACTTTGCCAGATCTCCCCATTGGTCTCCCAAAACCTGAGCTACCAACATTACCTATGCCCAATCTTCCACTGCCGCAGCCTGGATTGCCCACACTACCTATGCCCAATCTTCCACTGCCGCAGCCTGGACTGCCCACATTACCTATGCCTAATCTTCCTCAGCCACAACTTCCAAACCCTCAGCTGCCACCTTTGCCCAAACCGGATTTGCCATTACCTATGCCACAACTTCCCAAACCTCAGCTACCTCTGCCACAGTTGCCAATACCATTGCCACCTCTGCCAAGCCCTTAA